Proteins from one Mesorhizobium sp. M9A.F.Ca.ET.002.03.1.2 genomic window:
- a CDS encoding 1-acyl-sn-glycerol-3-phosphate acyltransferase, translated as MLQIRSLAFNLVFYVNLIAQMILWTPYYFLSPRHWAWFVPKFWSRTCMWLYDKIAGTKSEITGQENLPEGSFILAPKHQSFWDAIAFFPFLQDPLYILKRELTWIPFFGWYILKMRMIPVDRGSRSKALKAVVAATRQELARNPRQLIIYPEGTRRAPGDEPAYKYGIVEIYAQLGVPVVPVAHVAGLYWPRRKFLRYPGTIKARFLPAIPPGLGKEEFMERLIGETEAACDQLLVEASRAPNPPPMPPTAVKRLRELTSDTPA; from the coding sequence ATGCTCCAAATCCGCTCGCTGGCGTTCAATCTCGTCTTCTACGTCAATCTGATCGCCCAGATGATCCTCTGGACCCCGTACTATTTCCTGTCGCCGCGCCACTGGGCCTGGTTCGTGCCGAAATTCTGGTCGCGCACATGCATGTGGCTCTACGACAAGATCGCCGGCACCAAAAGCGAGATCACCGGCCAGGAAAACCTGCCCGAGGGATCCTTTATCCTGGCGCCGAAGCACCAGTCCTTCTGGGATGCGATCGCCTTCTTCCCCTTCCTGCAGGATCCGCTCTACATCCTGAAGCGGGAACTGACCTGGATCCCGTTCTTCGGCTGGTACATCTTGAAAATGCGGATGATCCCGGTCGACCGCGGCAGCCGCTCGAAAGCACTGAAGGCAGTCGTCGCCGCGACCAGGCAGGAACTGGCGCGCAATCCCCGCCAGCTGATCATCTATCCCGAGGGCACGCGCCGGGCGCCGGGTGACGAGCCGGCCTATAAATACGGCATCGTCGAAATCTATGCGCAGCTTGGCGTCCCGGTGGTGCCGGTCGCCCATGTCGCCGGCCTCTACTGGCCGCGCCGGAAATTCCTGCGTTATCCCGGCACGATCAAGGCCCGCTTCCTGCCGGCGATTCCGCCGGGCCTCGGCAAGGAGGAATTCATGGAACGGCTAATCGGCGAGACGGAAGCCGCCTGCGACCAGTTGCTTGTCGAGGCGTCCCGTGCGCCGAACCCGCCGCCCATGCCGCCGACGGCGGTGAAGCGGCTGAGGGAACTGACCTCCGATACCCCGGCCTGA
- a CDS encoding zinc-binding dehydrogenase, with translation MKAIVFDAIGSPRDVLYLDDVPVPRIGDGEVLVRMVSASVNPGDFLFIQNLYPEPKKPHFPRQIAGNHGAGIVEAVGANVALNPGTLVAFSYYNSWAEYAAVPAEWLIPLPADYPVERAGQMVNPITAWDLLADSRVQPGQWLAVTAGYSSVSTMVMQFAQRRGINVIALVRRAYNRLDLKALGATAILDLSGLTVGIREAVMDMTDGAELNGIIDNVGGPASGELIRTLAMGGQMIINGGMSTERFELHNFDVLLSGVEIRANIYRYFFSPPVEADRPVLHEIVDIFGQSDFHVPVGGIHPLAEFELAVTNSLDRADLGKQIFRM, from the coding sequence ATGAAAGCAATCGTGTTCGACGCAATCGGCTCCCCGCGGGACGTGCTCTATCTGGACGACGTTCCCGTTCCGCGAATTGGCGACGGCGAGGTGCTGGTCAGGATGGTCTCCGCCTCGGTCAATCCTGGCGACTTTCTGTTCATCCAGAACCTCTATCCCGAACCGAAGAAGCCGCATTTTCCCCGGCAGATCGCCGGAAACCATGGCGCCGGCATTGTCGAGGCCGTGGGCGCGAACGTCGCCTTGAACCCGGGCACGCTCGTCGCATTCAGCTACTACAACAGCTGGGCCGAATATGCGGCCGTTCCGGCCGAATGGCTGATCCCGCTGCCCGCCGACTATCCGGTCGAACGTGCCGGGCAGATGGTGAACCCCATCACCGCCTGGGACCTGCTGGCGGATTCCCGTGTGCAGCCCGGACAGTGGCTGGCCGTCACGGCCGGCTATTCGTCGGTTTCGACGATGGTAATGCAATTCGCCCAACGGCGCGGCATCAACGTGATCGCGCTGGTGCGACGCGCTTACAACAGGCTGGACCTGAAGGCGCTTGGTGCCACAGCCATCCTCGATCTGTCGGGTTTGACGGTCGGCATAAGGGAAGCGGTCATGGACATGACCGACGGCGCCGAGCTGAACGGGATCATCGATAATGTCGGCGGCCCCGCCAGTGGCGAATTGATCCGCACCCTCGCGATGGGCGGTCAGATGATCATCAATGGCGGTATGAGCACCGAGCGTTTCGAACTGCACAATTTCGACGTGCTGCTGAGCGGCGTCGAGATCAGGGCAAATATCTACCGCTACTTCTTTTCGCCGCCTGTCGAAGCCGACCGACCAGTGTTGCACGAGATTGTCGACATCTTCGGCCAATCCGATTTCCATGTCCCTGTCGGCGGCATCCATCCGCTGGCGGAGTTCGAGCTCGCTGTGACAAACAGTCTGGATCGCGCGGATCTCGGAAAGCAGATTTTCAGGATGTAG
- a CDS encoding pyridoxamine 5'-phosphate oxidase family protein produces MNAHVFTSDVAFTPTVKAIQARKGSRDAYARVEERGGWQADITPDLAAFIEAQTSVFLSTANGDGQPYIQHRGGPAGFLKVLDERTIGFTDFSGNRQFITQGNLDDNPRAFLFLIDYAHRQRIKIWGSARVVEDDPELMAKLMPEGYKARPEQIILFTVSAWDSNCPQHIPQRFEAADVAAALAERDKRIEWLEQEIARLRG; encoded by the coding sequence ATGAACGCTCACGTCTTCACCAGCGATGTCGCCTTTACGCCAACCGTCAAGGCGATCCAGGCCCGCAAAGGCTCACGTGATGCCTATGCCCGTGTTGAGGAGCGTGGCGGCTGGCAAGCTGATATCACGCCCGATCTCGCCGCCTTCATCGAGGCGCAGACCAGCGTCTTCCTGTCGACGGCCAATGGTGACGGCCAGCCCTACATCCAGCATCGCGGCGGGCCGGCCGGCTTCCTCAAGGTGCTCGACGAGCGGACGATCGGCTTCACGGATTTCTCCGGCAACAGGCAATTCATCACCCAGGGCAATCTCGACGACAACCCCCGCGCTTTCCTGTTCCTGATCGACTATGCCCACCGGCAGCGCATCAAGATCTGGGGCAGCGCGCGTGTCGTCGAGGACGACCCTGAACTGATGGCGAAGCTGATGCCGGAAGGCTACAAGGCGCGCCCCGAGCAAATCATCCTGTTTACGGTTTCGGCCTGGGATTCCAATTGCCCGCAGCACATTCCGCAGCGTTTCGAAGCCGCTGATGTGGCGGCGGCGCTGGCCGAGCGGGACAAGCGTATCGAATGGCTCGAACAGGAGATCGCGCGCCTGCGTGGATGA
- a CDS encoding helix-turn-helix domain-containing protein codes for MDNRPLHAVIWLPSTFYSAVAATLVEMFELVNIIRGAPAISFEFVARQADATTTPGISFHTRHEPSQRMDLLILLAMPGMQIPELVAALEEESRHAAPLIASAQRDGAIVAAHCGAGYFLADAGLLDRKRATISWWLKADAQRRFPKVRWDASRVLIGDGRIYTCGGGFSGLELGKALLRDLGFAKEERLVRKLLVLPPSRQIQTPYEFPLTDLLPSQEPFRDRLEALSRKQLGALDLAFLGAQLGLSPRTLARRFSDELHTTPGRWIQDRRLEVAKTLLESTKLGIAEICYQVGYRDTASFSRLFNRMVGLPPGEYRRQSQ; via the coding sequence TTGGACAACCGCCCCCTCCACGCCGTGATCTGGCTGCCGTCGACCTTCTATTCGGCCGTTGCCGCGACGCTTGTCGAAATGTTCGAGCTGGTGAACATCATTCGCGGCGCGCCGGCGATTTCCTTCGAATTCGTGGCGCGGCAGGCCGACGCCACGACGACGCCTGGAATTTCCTTTCACACCAGACACGAACCCTCGCAGCGCATGGACCTGCTGATCCTCCTGGCCATGCCCGGCATGCAAATCCCGGAGCTTGTTGCCGCGCTGGAGGAAGAGAGCCGCCACGCCGCGCCGCTTATCGCAAGCGCGCAACGCGACGGCGCCATCGTCGCCGCGCATTGCGGGGCCGGTTATTTCTTGGCTGATGCCGGTCTTCTTGACCGAAAACGCGCGACGATCTCCTGGTGGCTGAAGGCGGATGCTCAGCGCCGCTTTCCGAAAGTGCGTTGGGACGCTTCACGTGTCCTGATCGGGGACGGGCGGATCTACACTTGCGGCGGTGGTTTTTCAGGCCTGGAGCTTGGCAAGGCGCTGCTCAGGGATCTCGGCTTCGCTAAAGAGGAGCGCCTGGTTCGCAAACTGCTGGTGCTGCCGCCGTCGCGGCAGATCCAGACGCCCTACGAGTTCCCGCTCACCGATCTGCTGCCTTCGCAAGAGCCGTTCCGCGACAGGCTCGAAGCCCTGTCCAGAAAACAGCTCGGAGCGCTTGACCTTGCCTTCCTTGGAGCGCAGCTCGGCCTGTCGCCGCGAACGTTGGCGCGCCGGTTTTCCGATGAATTGCACACCACTCCCGGCCGATGGATTCAAGACCGGCGCCTCGAGGTCGCGAAAACACTTCTTGAAAGCACCAAGCTCGGCATCGCGGAGATATGTTACCAGGTCGGATACCGGGATACGGCGTCATTCAGCCGGCTTTTCAACCGCATGGTCGGACTGCCGCCTGGCGAATACCGGCGCCAGAGCCAGTAG
- a CDS encoding LysR family transcriptional regulator — protein sequence MDRLEAMSLFVAAVEAGSLSAAGRRFDIPLATVSRKVSDLERHLKTRLLNRSTRQLTLTDAGYAYLAACRRILDEVGEAERTAAGEYIAPTGELIITAPIVFGRLHVLPVVTGFLAAYPDVAIRLMLADRITQLSEEHIDLAVRIGELPDSSLVATRIGSIRRVVCASPAYLAEHGMPETPRDLAAHSCITFEGLTAPAAWTFATGKTELAVPIRSRLRVNTAEAAVDAAVAGAGMTRVLSYQITAAVRAGTLRAVLQAFEPQPWPVSLVHAGQGLLPVKLRAFLDFAAPRLKKRLVQATWQA from the coding sequence ATGGATCGCCTCGAGGCCATGTCGCTTTTCGTCGCCGCGGTGGAGGCCGGCAGCCTTTCGGCCGCCGGACGCCGTTTCGACATCCCACTTGCAACGGTCAGCCGCAAGGTCTCCGACCTGGAGCGGCATCTGAAGACGCGTCTCCTGAACCGCTCGACGCGGCAGCTGACGCTGACCGACGCGGGTTACGCCTACCTCGCTGCCTGCCGTCGCATTCTCGACGAGGTCGGCGAGGCCGAGCGGACCGCCGCCGGCGAATACATCGCCCCGACGGGCGAACTGATCATCACCGCACCGATCGTCTTTGGCCGCCTGCATGTGCTGCCGGTCGTCACCGGCTTCCTCGCCGCCTACCCCGACGTGGCTATCCGCCTGATGCTCGCAGACCGGATAACCCAGTTGAGCGAGGAGCACATCGATCTCGCCGTCCGCATAGGCGAGCTTCCCGACTCGAGTCTGGTGGCCACCCGCATCGGCTCGATCCGGCGCGTTGTTTGCGCGAGCCCGGCCTATCTGGCCGAGCACGGCATGCCGGAGACCCCGAGAGACCTCGCGGCACATAGCTGCATCACCTTCGAGGGGCTCACCGCTCCCGCGGCATGGACTTTTGCCACCGGCAAGACCGAGCTCGCTGTTCCGATCCGCTCACGGCTTCGGGTCAACACCGCGGAAGCGGCGGTCGATGCCGCGGTTGCCGGCGCCGGGATGACGAGGGTGCTTTCCTACCAGATCACAGCTGCGGTGCGGGCGGGCACACTCCGCGCCGTGCTGCAGGCATTCGAGCCGCAGCCATGGCCGGTCAGTCTCGTGCATGCCGGCCAGGGTCTGCTGCCGGTGAAACTGCGTGCGTTCCTCGATTTCGCCGCCCCACGCCTGAAGAAGCGGCTGGTGCAAGCGACGTGGCAGGCCTGA
- a CDS encoding plasmid stabilization protein, with protein MPAVTIRNLSEEAHRALKVRAAHHGRSTEAEIRDILEAAVRPANRIRIGSALSALSRDAGLTNADFEALEEGCDRTPATPMSFE; from the coding sequence ATGCCCGCCGTCACCATTCGTAACCTGTCCGAGGAAGCACACCGCGCCCTCAAGGTGCGCGCGGCCCATCATGGTCGTAGCACCGAGGCCGAAATACGCGACATTCTGGAAGCGGCGGTTCGCCCCGCCAACCGCATTCGTATCGGCTCCGCCTTGTCGGCGTTGAGCCGCGACGCCGGGCTGACCAATGCCGATTTCGAGGCGCTGGAAGAGGGCTGCGACAGGACGCCCGCCACGCCGATGAGCTTCGAATGA
- a CDS encoding PfkB family carbohydrate kinase — protein MNSPVKLLSVGALTLDTILRVDTLPTHQGKFIASDGLQIASGMASSAACAARRLGAEVSLWASAGDDAVGDQLVAGIEAEGVDCSLVRRVTGARSALSAILIDTHGERIIVPFYDKLAQAAPGALPTQDLSAFDAVLVDVRWPGAAALALAAARAIGRPAILDADTAPRDVLERLFPLASHIVASEPAAFILCGEERGPQKACEALARRTDAFVAVTGGAAGSWWFDRSVGSVRHVAAPRIKAVDTLAAGDVFHGAFAVGLAEAMPIERALRFASAAAALKCLRFGGRLGAPDRAETLAMMAAHWPA, from the coding sequence ATGAACAGCCCGGTGAAGCTCCTCAGTGTTGGCGCGCTGACGCTCGATACGATCCTTCGCGTCGACACGCTTCCGACACATCAGGGCAAGTTCATCGCGTCCGACGGCCTCCAGATCGCCTCGGGCATGGCTTCGAGCGCGGCCTGCGCCGCACGCCGCCTCGGCGCCGAAGTGTCGCTGTGGGCAAGCGCAGGGGATGACGCCGTCGGCGATCAACTGGTCGCCGGGATCGAGGCCGAAGGCGTGGATTGCAGCCTTGTCCGGCGCGTCACCGGTGCGCGGTCGGCGCTGTCGGCCATCCTGATCGACACGCATGGCGAGCGCATCATCGTTCCTTTCTATGACAAGCTCGCCCAGGCCGCCCCCGGGGCGCTCCCAACCCAAGACCTCTCGGCATTCGACGCCGTCCTGGTCGACGTGCGTTGGCCAGGTGCAGCGGCTTTGGCCCTGGCGGCGGCGCGCGCAATCGGCCGTCCGGCCATACTGGACGCCGACACCGCGCCACGGGACGTGCTGGAACGCCTGTTTCCGCTGGCCTCGCACATCGTCGCATCGGAGCCGGCGGCGTTCATCCTCTGCGGCGAGGAGCGAGGTCCGCAAAAGGCCTGTGAAGCGCTGGCCAGGCGCACCGATGCTTTCGTCGCCGTGACGGGCGGCGCGGCAGGAAGCTGGTGGTTCGACCGCTCGGTGGGCTCCGTGCGCCATGTCGCGGCGCCGAGGATCAAGGCCGTGGATACGCTTGCCGCCGGCGACGTGTTTCACGGCGCCTTCGCCGTCGGACTGGCGGAAGCCATGCCGATCGAACGGGCATTGCGGTTTGCCAGCGCCGCCGCCGCGCTCAAATGCCTGCGCTTCGGCGGCAGGCTGGGCGCACCGGACAGGGCCGAGACGTTGGCAATGATGGCGGCTCACTGGCCGGCCTGA
- a CDS encoding type II toxin-antitoxin system VapC family toxin, with the protein MIVLDTNVVSEAMKPEPAPIVRGWLDEQAAETLYLSSVTIAELLFGTGALPDGRRKQKLATTLDGLLGLFDGRILPFDTDAARHYADLAVAAHNAGKGFPTPNGYIAAIATAHGFAVATRDASAFIAAGVPVIDPWKPGH; encoded by the coding sequence ATGATCGTTCTGGACACGAATGTCGTCTCCGAGGCGATGAAGCCAGAGCCGGCCCCCATCGTTCGCGGCTGGCTGGACGAGCAGGCTGCTGAAACCCTCTATCTCTCCAGCGTGACCATCGCCGAACTGCTGTTCGGCACCGGTGCGCTACCTGATGGGCGACGCAAGCAGAAGCTCGCGACGACGCTAGACGGGCTTCTCGGCCTCTTCGACGGCAGAATCCTCCCTTTCGATACAGATGCCGCCCGTCATTATGCCGACCTGGCCGTCGCAGCCCACAACGCGGGCAAGGGTTTTCCCACGCCCAACGGATATATCGCGGCCATCGCGACGGCCCACGGCTTCGCGGTTGCGACCCGCGACGCCAGTGCCTTCATTGCGGCAGGCGTCCCGGTGATTGACCCTTGGAAGCCCGGACACTGA
- a CDS encoding aldo/keto reductase: MQKRRLGQTDLSIAPLVLGGNVFGWTADEKTSFDLLDRFVGAGLNAIDTADSYSRWVPGNEGGESEIIIGKWMKSRGNRDEVVVVTKVGSDMGQGRKDLSAAYIEKAIDASLRRLQTDVVDLYLSHWPDPTIPYEETLGAYQMLLAKGKIRHVGASNLDAGQLRAALDVASLRGLPRYAVLQPEYNLYDRASFDGPLRDLCMAEDIGVITYFSLAKGFLSGKYRSDADLGKSARGDDAKDYLNARGMRILAALDAVSARHLAKQAEVALAWVIARPGATAPIASATTLDQVDSLVRAASLKLSADDIAELDSASV, encoded by the coding sequence TTGCAGAAACGTCGTCTCGGTCAAACCGACCTGTCCATCGCGCCGCTGGTTTTGGGCGGCAACGTCTTCGGCTGGACGGCCGACGAGAAAACTTCTTTCGACCTGCTCGACCGGTTCGTCGGCGCGGGCCTCAACGCCATCGACACTGCCGATTCCTATTCGCGCTGGGTGCCCGGCAACGAGGGCGGCGAATCCGAAATCATCATCGGCAAATGGATGAAGAGCCGTGGCAACCGCGACGAAGTCGTGGTTGTCACCAAGGTCGGGTCGGATATGGGGCAGGGCAGGAAAGACCTCTCCGCCGCCTATATCGAAAAGGCCATCGATGCGTCGCTGAGGCGGCTGCAGACCGATGTCGTCGATCTCTATCTGTCGCACTGGCCGGATCCGACCATCCCCTACGAGGAAACGCTTGGTGCCTACCAGATGCTGCTCGCCAAAGGCAAGATCCGCCACGTCGGCGCCTCCAATCTCGATGCCGGCCAGTTGCGCGCCGCGCTCGATGTGGCAAGCCTGCGCGGCCTGCCGCGCTATGCGGTGCTGCAGCCGGAATACAATCTCTACGATCGCGCCTCCTTCGACGGGCCGCTCCGCGATCTGTGCATGGCCGAGGATATCGGCGTCATCACCTATTTCAGCCTCGCCAAGGGGTTTTTGAGCGGCAAGTACCGCAGCGATGCCGATCTCGGCAAAAGCGCGCGTGGCGACGACGCGAAGGACTACCTCAATGCGCGCGGCATGCGCATCCTGGCAGCACTCGACGCCGTGTCGGCGCGCCACTTGGCCAAGCAGGCGGAAGTGGCGCTTGCCTGGGTGATCGCGCGGCCCGGCGCCACGGCGCCGATCGCCAGCGCCACGACGCTGGACCAGGTCGACAGCCTCGTCCGCGCCGCATCGCTGAAGCTCAGTGCGGACGACATCGCCGAACTCGACAGCGCGAGTGTGTAG
- a CDS encoding carboxymuconolactone decarboxylase family protein: MPRISTPASIEAAPAASQPMLHAVEKQLGVVPNLFRLISNSPAALEGYLSLSGALAKGRLPAPTRERIALAVAEINGCSYCLSAHTYLGKNLAKLDDAEMVANRGGGSNDPKAAAAVRFAAKIARDRGHIDDEDLSAVRLAGYDDAQIIEIVQHVALNVWTNYINEVARTEIDFPVVSARRAA, translated from the coding sequence ATGCCCCGTATCTCTACACCTGCGTCCATAGAGGCCGCGCCTGCTGCGTCGCAGCCGATGTTGCATGCCGTCGAGAAGCAACTCGGCGTTGTCCCAAATCTCTTCAGGCTCATTTCCAATAGCCCGGCTGCGCTGGAAGGCTATCTCAGTCTGTCCGGAGCGCTTGCCAAGGGCCGCCTTCCCGCGCCGACGCGCGAGCGCATCGCTCTGGCGGTCGCCGAGATCAATGGCTGCAGCTACTGCCTTTCCGCCCACACCTATCTCGGCAAGAACCTCGCCAAGCTTGACGATGCCGAGATGGTCGCCAATCGCGGCGGTGGGTCCAACGACCCCAAGGCCGCCGCAGCGGTGCGTTTCGCCGCTAAGATTGCGCGCGACCGTGGACATATCGATGACGAGGATCTCAGCGCCGTCAGGCTCGCAGGCTACGACGATGCGCAGATTATCGAGATCGTCCAGCATGTCGCTCTCAATGTCTGGACCAATTATATCAATGAGGTTGCCAGGACGGAGATCGACTTTCCGGTCGTTTCTGCCCGCAGGGCAGCTTGA
- a CDS encoding DUF1348 family protein, protein MAESRPPLPPFTAETAAQKARMAEDAWNSRDPARVALAYTIDSRWRNRAEFLQGRDAIQTFLTRKWGRERDYRLIKEVWAFRDNRIAVRFAYEWHDDSGSWFRSYGNENWEFDEHGLMRLRIASINDLPIREADRKYHWPLGRRPDDHPSLTELGL, encoded by the coding sequence ATGGCTGAAAGCCGCCCGCCGCTCCCGCCATTCACCGCCGAGACCGCCGCACAGAAGGCACGCATGGCGGAGGATGCCTGGAACTCCCGTGATCCGGCACGGGTCGCGCTTGCGTACACAATCGACAGTCGCTGGCGCAACCGGGCCGAGTTCCTGCAAGGGCGCGATGCCATCCAGACCTTCCTCACACGCAAATGGGGTCGCGAACGCGACTACCGGCTCATCAAGGAGGTCTGGGCCTTCCGCGACAATCGTATCGCCGTGCGTTTCGCTTATGAATGGCACGACGACAGCGGCTCGTGGTTTCGCAGCTACGGCAACGAGAACTGGGAGTTCGACGAACATGGATTGATGCGCTTGCGCATCGCCAGCATCAACGACCTGCCGATCCGCGAGGCCGACCGCAAATATCATTGGCCGCTCGGCCGCCGGCCGGACGACCATCCGTCTCTGACGGAACTCGGCCTTTGA
- a CDS encoding LysE family translocator, with translation MAGQVFSHPYLWQQLLSLVLASAVVMGSPGPATISVTAVGAAFGLRDSLRYASGIVLGTVAVLLVVATGITAMLASVPNLAPLLAVASAAYILYLAFKIATAPPVAARAGGAALPTFLGGFLLAVANPKAYVAIAAVFAGTSSASELDAGLKLAVLAVMIVAIHALWLLAGAAFARFLRKPLASRIINLTFAATLVLATVLAVVR, from the coding sequence ATGGCCGGACAGGTTTTTTCCCATCCGTACCTATGGCAGCAATTGCTCTCGCTTGTCCTGGCATCGGCGGTCGTCATGGGCAGTCCGGGGCCGGCGACGATAAGCGTCACCGCGGTTGGTGCCGCCTTTGGTCTGCGCGATTCGCTCCGCTACGCCTCAGGCATTGTTCTTGGCACGGTCGCCGTGCTTCTGGTCGTGGCGACGGGCATCACGGCCATGCTTGCTTCCGTGCCGAACCTCGCACCGCTCCTGGCTGTGGCATCCGCAGCCTACATCCTCTACCTCGCATTCAAGATAGCAACGGCTCCGCCTGTGGCGGCGCGTGCCGGCGGGGCGGCACTTCCCACGTTCCTGGGCGGGTTTCTTCTGGCTGTCGCGAACCCAAAAGCCTATGTGGCGATTGCCGCCGTATTCGCCGGCACGTCATCCGCCAGTGAGCTCGACGCAGGGCTCAAGCTGGCGGTCCTTGCCGTGATGATCGTCGCCATCCATGCTCTGTGGCTTCTCGCCGGGGCAGCGTTTGCGCGCTTCCTGCGCAAGCCGCTGGCTTCGCGAATCATCAATCTGACGTTCGCAGCGACACTGGTTTTGGCCACGGTGCTGGCCGTGGTTCGGTAA
- a CDS encoding DUF2125 domain-containing protein, which translates to MTSSDERPPNFRRRLLWLGAFIVVLFGLYSAGWFYLADKVKSEADKAVAELNGNGIEADCANLTISGYPLSFAVSCDSLAYQDDTRNVAASLGSLNAVTHVTQILSPGADLRGPLRTSVPGMAPLWIDWDTLRANVKLSWPLPRRVSLEAEGLSAQTDPADGTDPVELFSAGTAAGQLHPNGQDIDYAGSFTDLEIDPQAIDGRVLPPLDGGGDVTLKNGVALIKTQPRSLRGQAVDIGKLDLSSGTARITVSGPVSVDADGLIDADLMIKLSDPKAVAAILGKAIPEQKSQIKTGFSGLALLGNEPSMPLKIVKGKASLGFIPLGKIKPVD; encoded by the coding sequence ATGACGTCAAGTGACGAGCGCCCGCCGAATTTTCGCCGCCGCCTCCTCTGGCTTGGCGCTTTCATCGTGGTGCTGTTCGGCCTCTACAGCGCCGGCTGGTTCTACCTGGCAGACAAGGTCAAGAGCGAAGCCGACAAAGCAGTGGCCGAGCTCAACGGCAATGGCATCGAGGCGGACTGCGCCAATCTCACGATCAGCGGCTATCCGCTGAGCTTCGCCGTCTCCTGCGACAGTCTGGCTTATCAGGACGACACCAGGAACGTCGCCGCCTCGCTCGGCAGCCTCAACGCAGTCACGCACGTCACCCAGATCCTGTCGCCTGGCGCCGACCTGCGGGGGCCGCTCAGGACCTCCGTTCCGGGGATGGCGCCGCTGTGGATCGACTGGGACACGCTGCGAGCGAACGTGAAACTGTCCTGGCCGCTGCCCCGGCGCGTTTCACTGGAGGCCGAGGGCCTGTCCGCCCAGACCGATCCGGCGGACGGCACAGACCCGGTCGAGCTGTTCAGCGCCGGGACGGCGGCCGGACAGCTGCATCCGAATGGCCAGGACATCGACTATGCCGGGAGTTTTACCGATCTCGAAATCGACCCGCAGGCGATCGATGGCCGCGTGTTGCCGCCGCTCGACGGCGGCGGCGATGTGACGCTGAAGAACGGCGTGGCGCTGATCAAGACCCAGCCAAGGAGCCTGCGCGGCCAGGCTGTCGACATCGGCAAGCTCGATCTGTCGTCGGGAACCGCGCGCATCACCGTTTCCGGCCCGGTGTCGGTCGATGCCGACGGGCTGATCGACGCTGATCTGATGATCAAGCTCAGCGACCCGAAGGCCGTTGCGGCAATTCTCGGCAAGGCCATCCCCGAGCAGAAGAGCCAGATCAAAACGGGCTTTTCCGGATTGGCGCTGCTTGGCAACGAACCGTCGATGCCCCTCAAGATCGTCAAGGGCAAGGCCTCGCTCGGTTTCATCCCGCTGGGCAAGATCAAGCCGGTCGATTAA
- a CDS encoding gamma-glutamylcyclotransferase codes for MGDFWVFGYGSLIWRPGFAHVETRRARLHGYRRSLCVYSFVHRGTRERPGLVLGLDRGGSCIGLAFRVPGDLRNEVITYLRERELVTNVYVERMLSIRLDGDDKGGCEMALAVAYVVDRSHEQYAGALDAADAATVVRGAVGLSGKNEDYVSSTLEHLEALGIRDHWLEEVAKRIGS; via the coding sequence ATGGGCGATTTTTGGGTTTTTGGCTACGGTTCGCTGATCTGGCGGCCGGGATTCGCGCATGTCGAGACGCGCCGCGCCCGCCTTCACGGCTACCGCCGGTCGCTGTGCGTTTACTCGTTCGTGCATCGCGGCACGCGCGAACGGCCCGGCCTGGTGCTCGGCCTCGATCGTGGCGGCTCCTGCATCGGGCTGGCTTTCCGCGTTCCCGGCGATCTGCGCAACGAGGTCATCACCTATCTGCGCGAGCGCGAGCTGGTCACCAATGTCTATGTCGAGCGCATGCTTAGCATTCGCCTCGACGGTGACGATAAGGGTGGGTGCGAGATGGCCTTGGCGGTCGCCTATGTCGTCGACCGTAGCCACGAGCAATATGCCGGCGCGCTCGATGCGGCCGATGCGGCGACCGTCGTTCGCGGCGCCGTCGGCCTGTCGGGAAAGAACGAGGACTACGTGTCCAGCACGCTGGAGCACCTCGAGGCGCTGGGGATCCGCGATCACTGGCTGGAAGAGGTGGCGAAACGGATCGGATCGTGA